atatacacacacacatatatatatatatatatatatatatatatatatacacacatacatatacatatatacacacatatatatctatatatatatacacacatatacatatatacacacatatatatctatatatatacacacatatacatatatacacacatatatatctatatatatatatacacacatatacatatatatatatatatatatatacacacatatatatatatacacacacacgttctggAGGGTTtcaaatggagagaaaagaaaaaaagagacggaGACGCCGGATGAACCTGTGAAACTAGAACACCTGGAGTCAGAGGCAGTCAAGCGAACACAGACCCCCCCGACCCCCGACCCCTCCGCTGAAAAGAAGACTTGGCCGATGATGAACACGCCCTGAAACAAGCCAAAATAATCCTCTCTCAGAAGCAGGAATCGACCAGACGTTGTTTATCATTTGGTCTGGCGTGCCGGAGGAAGTGCGTGTGCGTAGAGTTCAAACCCACGAGCGCGTGCGAGGACGCCTCGTGGGTTCTCTTAAGGTGGGCGGAGCCTTGGATTCATGCAGCAAAGACAACGAAACACGACGACGACGGAAAGCGTGAGGATCCGACCCGCGGCGTTCTGAcccgggaggagggagggggcggtGCTGGGGGGCGGGGTCAGGAGTGGTCAGGAGTGATCAGGAGTGATCCATGGGTTCGGTGGCAGTGCTCTGCTCGCCATCCTGACTTTCCATCTCCTCCGGCTCCGCCCCCTTCCCGTCCGGTTTGCAGGGCGCCGCCGGACGTTTGCCGTCGTCCGCCGTAGACACCGGTGGGCCGGCTCCCGACTCATTAGTCCCGCCCCCTCCCGTGTTGGCGGCGGCGCTCTGCTGCTCCCGCAGGTGGCGCTCCATGGAGGCCTGGATGGAGGAGACcatctcctgcagcttcctccgcTGCTGCTCCATCAGGCCGGGGTCCGGGCCGCGGCCGTCCTTCGTGGTGACGAAGCCCGGCGCCATGCGGACCAGCTCCCTGGTGGCGTCCTCGGGGATGTCCGACAGGTCCGGCGGGCCCCGGGACACGCTGGCGCTCAGGTCCACGCCGCTGCTGTGCTGGCGCGTGATAGGCCGGTGCTCCGGAGGGGAGGAGCCCCCGGCGCTGCCCAGAGAGTGGCCTTTGCCCTGGAAGGCGGTGACGCTTTGCAGGTGCTCCTTCTTGCGGacgacgccgccgccgcccggcCGCAGCGCGCCGTGGGAGGGGCTCCCCTCTCTGCTGCCCCTGGTGGCCGTCTCGGAGTGCAGCTGGACCAGCGCCTCCTTCACCAGCTCCTCAACATCGGGGCCGACGGGGAAGTGGCCCGCGGTGTCCACGCAGAGCTCCAGGCGCTCCTCCCCAGCGTTGTAGACGAAGGTCTTCCCCGTCAGGTGGGGCAGCGTGCAGTGCTTCCCGTCCATCAGGCCTGAAACAGATTATCCTCCAGTATTCACATAGAACACGTgatcatgacatcatcaagttgctctgatcatgtgactttgtaaacaaccaatcagtgtttagaccaacaggaggagagctagtaacgttagcagcaccgctaacagaGAACCaggaggttcacttcagttacacgatgatgcgttcaggctctgctcagtgaacatgagtactggctgaaggtaaattaATGATTATGTTTAACTTCCGAAAGCTCTGAGGtcattattacacttcattAACACTAATGATGAGTAGAAGGACCAAACATACCCATGTCCTTCTTCACGATGTTGTAGAAGACGCCGCCCTGCTGGAATAGGTGCGGCAGCTTCTTAGCATACGACCAAACGTCCTCACCTGgaacacagagggggggggggggggggggggggggggattcaacGACCTGGCTGAGAAACCCTGAACGCACCGAAGATTTTCAAAGAACGTCACGGGATAGATTTAAACCAGCAGTCGCCTTCAGGAACGTTAGAAGGTTTGATTTAATCCTCAAATTTAAGAATGTTTTTAGGAAAATGTTCACTTTAACATTGTTCAGCCTTTTAATTCGCTTTAATAATTAACTAATCGATCCGCGTGGGAAATAACTGATTAATTAACAGTGAAAACTTCACTTTGGGTCTGTGAGACGTTTTCAAGTGAATTTTGTTCAGTTTGAATATAAATGTGAATATCAGAGAAATCACAGTTTGAACAGTTTGAAGCAGCAGATTGGAGGGAAATGAggtaaatattaattaattaatatctctctctcatatatatagaactgcttttaatgtgtgattgtttgtttttgttttcttatcagggtccgagagactcaaagtccctatttatttgttttatctgtatattcttatttatttatttttagcttttaggatgttttaattaagtgtctttgagtattatgaaaagcgctatataaattaaatgcattattattattattattattataatatatatatatatatatatatatatatatatatatatatagttttcagcgatcacatgatcacatgtttcTTGTGATCATGTGACGCGCTTCGATCCTCACCCATCAAGGTTGcgaggagacagagggaggacatcTCAAGGTCGATGCTGTCCTGGAGTTCGCGGCCACTCGTCCTGCCGGACGCCACGATGTCCTCGGTCTTCACGGCGTGCGAGCCGGAGGCCCCGAGGACGGCGGCGGGGCCTCCGTCCTCGGGCGCCCTCAGTACCTCCACCGTCACCCTGTCGCCGTGCTGCAGCGCCGCCGGCTCGTTCTCCTCGCCTTCCTTCGGGGGCGGCAGCTCTCTGGGCGGGAAGCCGTGGCGGATGCACTGCCGCGCCGGCGGCACCCCGAACTGGCCGGCGAtgctcctctgcagctccgagaAGGTGGTGTGGACCTGCAGGGTCAGCATGGCCTGCCTGCCGTCGCTAGTGGTCACGCGGATCTTCTTCTCCTTATTGGACGACGGGGAGGGGGATTTGGTGGGCGTGGCCGGCGCGGAGGAAGAGGTGGTGGTTTCCGGGGACCCGCCAGGGGAGGACGCACGTCCCCGGACCTTCTGGTCCTGGACCTTCTGGTCCTGCTTCAGCTTGTCGGTCCGCCGCTTCTGGGTGACGAAGGCCTGCTCGCTGATGCTCTGCTGGATGCTGCGCTCCGCCCGGCTCATCGTCAGCTCCTCCTTGTGGAGCGTCTTCGTCTTCTGGCCGGTCAGGATGATCTTGGTGGGCGGCTGGGTGTCCGTCGCCGCCTCGGCAGCGGCGCCGTCAGTGAGCCGCTGATCGTGAGCCCCGGCGATGGACACCGGGTTGTACTCGTCCGGGTTCTTCTTGGCGGTGTGGTGCAGGATGGTGTTGACCACTTTCTGCACCAGGATCTCGCTGCCGAACTCCCCGGGGAAGTGCTTGGTCACCAGCTTCATGGCCACGTCGTACACGTTGCTGTTCAAAGCCGACTCGGCCTCGTACTGGAACCAGTACACCGTCTCCCTCACCACCCGCCCCCCCCACTCCAGCGTGATGGGGAAGGCCTCGGGCAGGTTGTCGTACTCCTTCCCCTCCCAGAAGTGCTTGAAGCCGCAGCCGCACTTCCCGCCGTGGGAGCGGGTGTTGGTTCGGTCCCCGTCCAGGTAAACCACCACCCCGTTGCCGAGGACGTGGCGCACCGACGTGCCGTGACACCAGTTGCAGGTGTTGAGGGTGCTGACTTTATAATCCGGGGCCAGGACGTCCCTCTGGGGGTCGTAGGAGCAGACCACGTTGTTGAGGGGGAAGCTGTAGTTCTTGTCCGGCCGCAGTTGGCCGTGAGTGGATTTTGCCAAGTTGTAGAGCTTCCCACCGGGAATCAGCCACTCCGGCGGCACGTGGAGCTCGGAGAGGGCGCCGCAGATCAGGCAGCGGTGCAGCCGGTTCTCCGTCACAGACTTCTTCGCGGCCTCGGTCACCTCCTCGGGCTGGACGCCGATCACGCCGGTGCGCCTGTAGACGTACTGGTGCACGTCGGCCACCAGCGACGGGTGGATGCTGTGCCTCTCCATGAACACCTCCTCCATGGCGTTCACCAGGCGCATCAGGTACTTGTCCTGCAGGCTGCGGTCGCCGCCTATCACGCAGCCGCCGTCCGGTTCCAGCTTGATGTACTTCCGGATGAGCTCCTGGGGGACGCCCCAGGCCTTCGGCAGCAGGCGGGGCGGCAGCTTGGGCAGCACCGCGTTCTTGATCCCCACCAGAGGGATGTAGTGGTTCCGGCCCGAGCTGCTCCACGCGATGCAGATGGGTTTGTTGAGCGTCCCGTCCTTCCCCCGGCACTGCTCCTCAGCCACCAGGCCCGGCAAGAAACTGGCCGAGTAATCCCCGGGGCTCCTCATCCCACTCAGGGAGTCCAGCAGGATTATGGGTCGGTGGAGGACGTTGGCCAGACCGAATATGTGGATGTTGCGCAGCCCGAGCGGGACGCCCTCCGGCGGGATGAACAGGGGGTCGCACTCGTTGATGATGTCCTCCCACTCCGCCACGTCGATGAAATCCTGAAAGAGGGCCTTGTAGCAGTCCAGGTTCTGCTTGAAGTTCTGTTTCAGGTTCTCCCTCAGGGCGTGCCAGAACAGTTCTCTGCCCACCAGCGCTCTGGACACGGCGTGGACCAGACAGTGCCCGTCCCCGTCCACGTGGACCGGGATGAGACACTCCCCGCCGCCATTggccttcttcacctcctccagggTGTCGTGCAGGTACGCCAGGCTCCCCGACCGGTCCTTGCCGTACCCCATGGTGGAGACGTGGTCCGGCTCGATCAGGAAGGCCCGGTCCCCCAGGAGGGAGCAGTCGAACATCTCGCCTTGGTTCATCTCCCGCAGCAGCTTGGCTTTGCCGGTCTGCTTGTCCATGCCGTACCGGGTGAGCACCGGGGACAGCAGCTTGCAGTGGTAGTTGGACAGACCCATCACCTTCACCAGCTCCGTGCCTTTCTTCGGGGCCCCCGTGACCCCCAGCAGGGCGTTCCTGAGCAGGTTGTGCAGCACCACGTCCGGGTCCGTCACCTCCTCCACGCGCACCAGGTGCCTCTGCTCGTGCCGCTGGCCGCACTCGGTGCACTCGATGCTCACGGAGCCGTGAGCCGGGAAGAACAGCCGCGCCTGGCATCGCGGGTCCGGGCAGCTGCCGGACAGGACGCGCTTGTCCTTCTTCTTGGAGCTCTGCGGCAGCGACATGGCGGACGGGCGGAAGCTGAGAGGGCGCGTCCGCTTCACTGGCTCATGGCGGTCGGCTCCGGCTCCGATAACGAGAAGTTATTCTccagaaaaacacaagaaacaacacGGAAGCGGCTGTTTGCTCCTTTGACGAACTGAAACGTCGCTGAACGTAACTGCGTCACGCCGGAGAGGATCACGGGACTTGTAGTTCCGCCGAGTAGTCACCGTGTTGTTATATTTACACACCGAAAGCACGcttgttgtctttgtctctAAAGTCCCTTCACACGGCAAAGACACAAGACGTATTGAGTTTGTCTTCATCACATGTTAGTTTGTTAAAGGGTTCAGAGCGGCAACCCTCGGtcgactacatttcccagaatgcaacaggCCGCGGCGACGTTCTTGTGGCGTAGGGAAGTCAACACACGGCGGAGTCATGGCGGTTTGGACGGAATACACGGGTCGGTCCATATTTGGGACCTAACATGTAataaaagtacttttactgtaacattattttcagtgggtggtataagtacttttactgttacatagtacttccactgtgtggtataagtacttttactgttacatagtacttccactgtgtggtataagtacttttactgttacatagtacttccactgtgtggtattagtacttttactgttacatagtacttccactgtgtggtattagtacttttactgttacatagtacttccactgtgtggtattagtactttaactgttacatagtacttccactgtgtggtattagtacttttactgttacatagtacttccactgtgtggtattagtacttttactgttacatagtacttccactgtgtggtattagtacttttactgttacatagtacttccactgtgtggtattagtacttttactgttacatagtacttccactgtgtggtattagtactttaactgttacatagtacttccactgtgtggtattagtacttttactgttacatagtacttccactgtgtggtattagtactttaactgttacatagtacttccactgtgtggtattagtacttttactgttacatagtacttccactgtgtggtattagtacttttactgttacatagtacttccactgtgtggtattagtacttttactgttacatagtacttccattgtgtggtattagtacttttactgttacatagtacttccactgtgtggtattagtacttttactgttacatagtacttccactgtgtggtattagtactttaactgttacatagtacttccactgtgtggtattagtactttaactgttacatagtacttccactgtgtggtattagtacttttactgttacatagtacttccactgtgtggtattagtacttttactgttacatagtacttccactgtgtggtattagtactttaactgttacatagtacttccactgtgtggtattagtactttaactgttacatagtacttccactgtgtggtattagtactttaactgttacatagtacttccactgtgtggtattagtacttttactgttacatagtacttccactgtgtggtattaATACTTTAACTGTTACATAGTACttccactgtgtggtattagtacttttactgttacatagtacttccactgtgtggtattagtacgtttactgttacatagtacttccactgtgtggtattagtacttttactgttacatagtacttccactgtgtggtattagtacttttactgttacatagtacttccactgtgtggtattagtacttttactgttacatagtacttccactgtgtggtattaggcctactacttttactgtaacagcaTTTTTATTCTAGGGTATGAATACATTTACCTAGCAGATtatttgtttacagtgtggtattagtacatTAACTGTAACagtatttctacagtgtggtatttgTACATTCTAAACCTCCTTTATTAAagttgttatttatattttactctttgtttgtttacgttAATGTATCTTTATCATAACGAGGTGCTCACATGTTTCAGTGGCTTTGACTCTTTGTTTACGTTAATGTATCTTTATCATAACGAGGTGCTCACATGTTTCAGTGGCTTTGACTCTTTGTTTACGTTAATGTATCTTTATCATAACGAGGTGCTCACATGTTTCAGTGTCTTTGACTCTTTGTTTACGTTAATGTATCTTTATCATAACGAGGTGCTCACATGTTTCAGTGGCTTTGACTCTTTGTTTACGTTAATGTATCTTTATCATAACGAGGTGCTCACATGTTTCAGTGTCTTTGACTCTTTGTTTACGTTAATGTATCTTTATCATAACGAGGTGCTCACATGTTTCAGTGGCTTTGACTCTTTGTTTACGTTAATGTATCTTTATCATAACGAGGCGCTCACATGTTTCAGTGGCTTTGACTCTTTGTTTACGTTAATGTATCTTTATCATAACGAGGTGCTCACATGTTTCAGTGGCTTTGACTCTTTGTTTACGTTAATGTATCTTTATCATAACGAGGCGCTCACATGTTTCAGTGGCTTTGACTCTTTGTTTACGTTAATGTATCTTTATCATAACGAGGTGCTCACATGTTTCAGTGGCTTtgactctttgtttgtttgtttacgttATTGTTGTATCTTTATCATAACGAGGTGCTCACATGTTTCTATACAGTAGATTTATTGTTGAATACGGACATAAAACTTCTaattttagcttctttttttattgctccAGAGGATCAGATTATTAGCAAATGTAAAAACTTTATTGAGCTGAcacaaacatcatttaaaacagTCGACGCCGTATCGTCGACGACGCCTCAACGCACAAAGCAAACAGATTTACAGTCAGATCAGTTCAACATCAGTCAGAGGTTTGATTCTCCTCGTTCCAAAATGTTCTCAGTAGCCCGCGATTTAAGCTTAAATCAGGCTTGAATCCAGTTTAAATCCCATTTAAATTAATCTTAAATCAAGTTTAAATCCAGATTAAATTAATCTTAAATCCAGTTTAAATCAGGCTTACATCAAACTTAAATCAGGCTTAAATCCAGTTTAAATGAAGCTTCAAGCTTAAATATGTATAATTCCCACTGTTTGTCATGAACAGAAGTAAATCCGAtttgagagaagaagaagtcttTTGGGAATTGTTCCTCGCCGCTTCCCGTAGAACGATGTGCGTTCCCCGAGCAGCTCGTCTTCCGGCTCCAAGAACAAAACGTTTAACGGTCGTTGAGCGTTTGTTTTTCagaattattaaaacaataacaagttTACGGACCATGGTTCTCTCCTCTAAATACCCGGGTACCTGGGTTCTCTCCTCTAAATACCTGGGTTCTCTCCTCTAAATACCCGGGTACCTGGGTTCTCTCCTCTAAATACCCGGATACCTGGGTTCTCTGCTCTCAATACCTGGGTTCTCTCCTCTAAATACCCGGGTACCTGGGTTCTCTCTTCTAAATACCTGGGTACCTGGGTTCTCTCCTCTAAATACCCGGGTACCTGGGTTCTCTCCTCTAAATACCTGGGTTCTCTCCTCTAAATACCCGGGTACCTGGGTTCTCTCCTCTAAATACCCGGATACCTGGGTTCTCTGCTCTCAATACCTGGGTTCTCTCCTCTAAATACCCGGGTACCTGGGTTCTCTCTTCTAAATACCTGGGTACCTGGGTTCTCTCCTCTAAATACCTGGGTACCTGGGTTCTCTCCTCTAAATACCTGGGTTCTCTCTAAATACCCGGGTACCTGGGTTCTCTCCTCTAAATACCCGGGTACCTGGGTTCTCTCCTCTAAATACCTGGGTTCTCTCTAAATACCCGGGTACCTGGGTTCTCTCCTCTAAATACCAGGGTACCTGGGTTCTCTCCTCTAAATACCCGGGTACCTGGGTTCTCTCTTCTAAATACCTGGGTACCTGGGTTCTCTCCTCTAAATACCCGGGTACCTGGGTTCTCTGCTCTAAATACCTGGGTTCTCTCCTCTAAATACCTGGGTTCTCTCCTCTAAATACCTGGGTACCTGGGTTCTCTCTTCTAAATACCTGGGTACCTGGGTTCTCTCTTCTCAATACCTGGGTACCTGGGTTCTCTCCTCTAAATACCTGGGTTCTCTCCTCTAAATACCCGGGTACCTGGGTTCTCTCTTCTAAATACCTGGGTACCTGGGTTCTCTCCTCTAAATACCCGGGTACCTGGGTTCTCTCCTCTAAATACCTGGGTTCTCTCTAAATACCCGGGTACCTGGGTTCTCTCCTCTAAATACCCGGGTACCTGGGTTCTCTCCTCTAAATACCTGGGTTCTCTCCTCTAAATACCCAGGTACCTGGGTTCCCTCGTTTCTTTGGGTGTGAACAAAGTGAACAGAAGGAAACCAACTTTACATCTTTTCTGGGATCAAACAACGAAAAGGGTTCTTTTTACAACAAGAAAAACAGCTGTTTAAATGagagtaaaacaacaacaacaacaacaacaacaacaactgaggTTAAACAAAGACATATTAGCTACAGGTTTAGTTCAGTAGTCTTTTGAAAGTTTGGACCGTTTCTCTCCGCAGGCGTCGGCTAATTGGGCTGCAGCATGTTTTTGATCTGCTTGGAGGTCGCCTCGTCGTTCAGGTGTTTGGTGGTAtacctgcaggggggggggggggttaatgacAGCCCACCAGTAaccactgtctgtgtgtgtgtgtgtctgtgtgtgtgtgtgtctgtgtgtgtgtgtgtctctgtgtgtgtgtgtgtgtgtgtgtgtgtgtgtgtgtgtgtgtctgtgtgtgtgtctgtgtctgtgtgtgtgtgtgtgtgtgtgtctctgtgtgtgtctctgtgtgtgtgtgtgtgtctgtgtgtgtgtgtgtgtgtgtgtgtgtgtgtgtgtgtgtgtctctgtgtgtgtctctgtgtgtctctgtgtgtgtgtgtgtgtctgtgtgtgtctgtgtgcgtgtgcgtgtgtgtgtgtgtgtctgtgtgtgtgacgttgTTGTATCCGTGGTGCGTTTGAGGGCAGTCAGACCTGAGAGCGTTGAGTAGTCCCTCCACACTGCTGGGCGGCTGCTCCTTCAGCACTCGGATGCATCCTTTCAtctgaaaataatattaataatgagaaAGGAGATGAAACATAGTAGGAGAATAGTTCGATATatatttcagtttattgtgtgcgtgtgtgtgtgtgtccgtgtgtgtgtctgtgtgtgtgtctgtgtgtctgtttgtgtctgtctgtgtgtctgtgtgtgtgtgtctgtctgtgtgtgtgtctgtctgtgtgtctgtgtgtgtgtgtgtgtctgtctgtgtgtgtgtctgtgtgtgtgtctgtgtgtctgtgtgtgtctgtctgtgtgtgtgtgtgtgtgtgtctgtctgtgtgtctgtgtgtgtgtgtgtctgtgtgtgtgtctgtctgtgtgtctgtgtgtgtgtgtgtgtgtgtgtgtgtctgtgtgtgtgtctgtgtgtgtgtctgtctgtgtgtctgtgtgtgtgtgtgtgtctgtctgtgtgtctgtgtgtgtgtgtgtgtctgtgtgtgtgtctgtctgtgtgtctgtgtgtgtctgtgtgtgtgtgtgtgtgtgtgtgtctgtgtgtgtgtctgtgtgtgtgtgtgtgtctgtgtgtgtgtctgtgtgtgtgtctgtctgtgtgtctgtgtgtgtctgtgtgtgtgtgtgtgtgtgtgtctgtgtgtgtgtgtgtctgtgtgtctgtgtgtgtctgtgtgtgtgtgtgtgtgtgtgtctgtgtgtgtctgtgtgtctgtgtgtgtctgtctgtgtgtctgtgtgtgtgtgtgtgtctgtctgtgtgtctgtgtgtgtgtgtgtctgtgtgtgtgtctgtctgtgtgtctgtgtgtgtctgtgtgtgtgtgtgtgtgtgtgtgtgtgtgtgtctgtgtgtgtgt
This Cyclopterus lumpus isolate fCycLum1 chromosome 17, fCycLum1.pri, whole genome shotgun sequence DNA region includes the following protein-coding sequences:
- the vcpip1 gene encoding deubiquitinating protein VCIP135, with amino-acid sequence MSLPQSSKKKDKRVLSGSCPDPRCQARLFFPAHGSVSIECTECGQRHEQRHLVRVEEVTDPDVVLHNLLRNALLGVTGAPKKGTELVKVMGLSNYHCKLLSPVLTRYGMDKQTGKAKLLREMNQGEMFDCSLLGDRAFLIEPDHVSTMGYGKDRSGSLAYLHDTLEEVKKANGGGECLIPVHVDGDGHCLVHAVSRALVGRELFWHALRENLKQNFKQNLDCYKALFQDFIDVAEWEDIINECDPLFIPPEGVPLGLRNIHIFGLANVLHRPIILLDSLSGMRSPGDYSASFLPGLVAEEQCRGKDGTLNKPICIAWSSSGRNHYIPLVGIKNAVLPKLPPRLLPKAWGVPQELIRKYIKLEPDGGCVIGGDRSLQDKYLMRLVNAMEEVFMERHSIHPSLVADVHQYVYRRTGVIGVQPEEVTEAAKKSVTENRLHRCLICGALSELHVPPEWLIPGGKLYNLAKSTHGQLRPDKNYSFPLNNVVCSYDPQRDVLAPDYKVSTLNTCNWCHGTSVRHVLGNGVVVYLDGDRTNTRSHGGKCGCGFKHFWEGKEYDNLPEAFPITLEWGGRVVRETVYWFQYEAESALNSNVYDVAMKLVTKHFPGEFGSEILVQKVVNTILHHTAKKNPDEYNPVSIAGAHDQRLTDGAAAEAATDTQPPTKIILTGQKTKTLHKEELTMSRAERSIQQSISEQAFVTQKRRTDKLKQDQKVQDQKVRGRASSPGGSPETTTSSSAPATPTKSPSPSSNKEKKIRVTTSDGRQAMLTLQVHTTFSELQRSIAGQFGVPPARQCIRHGFPPRELPPPKEGEENEPAALQHGDRVTVEVLRAPEDGGPAAVLGASGSHAVKTEDIVASGRTSGRELQDSIDLEMSSLCLLATLMGEDVWSYAKKLPHLFQQGGVFYNIVKKDMGLMDGKHCTLPHLTGKTFVYNAGEERLELCVDTAGHFPVGPDVEELVKEALVQLHSETATRGSREGSPSHGALRPGGGGVVRKKEHLQSVTAFQGKGHSLGSAGGSSPPEHRPITRQHSSGVDLSASVSRGPPDLSDIPEDATRELVRMAPGFVTTKDGRGPDPGLMEQQRRKLQEMVSSIQASMERHLREQQSAAANTGGGGTNESGAGPPVSTADDGKRPAAPCKPDGKGAEPEEMESQDGEQSTATEPMDHS